Proteins encoded together in one Lathyrus oleraceus cultivar Zhongwan6 chromosome 5, CAAS_Psat_ZW6_1.0, whole genome shotgun sequence window:
- the LOC127085434 gene encoding uncharacterized protein LOC127085434 yields the protein MALRNLFVLGLLLLVCLSNLIQVSSEHEIEMEEEDEEELQLPNELLTVRDGNRRLMQDIDCGGLCNSRCSVHSRPNLCNRACGTCCVRCKCIPPGTSGNRELCGACYTDMTTHDLHKKNKSSNNQQSATTFLHTNHNLQKKHTKPEQICNFEPIVIKNAQMPLGPTSIFMHGSKRMPGTVITKYVVTNEPGGRKRDEIFVVVIEKISVTFNSSGYILTSEIDGTIQMKSYLTGNPEIRLALNEDLSIGTSDYGGSGAVI from the coding sequence ATGGCATTGCGTAACCTTTTCGTGCTGGGTTTGTTGCTTCTAGTATGCCTCTCTAATCTGATTCAGGTTTCATCTGAGCATGAGATAGAAAtggaagaagaagatgaagaagaacTTCAGCTACCTAATGAGTTGCTTACTGTGCGAGACGGCAACAGAAGGCTAATGCAAGACATAGATTGTGGAGGATTGTGCAATTCGAGATGCAGTGTACATTCAAGGCCTAACTTGTGTAACAGAGCATGTGGAACTTGTTGTGTGAGGTGCAAGTGTATTCCACCTGGTACTTCTGGTAACAGGGAGCTTTGTGGAGCTTGTTACACTGATATGACAACCCATGACCTGCACAAGAAAAACAAAAGCAGCAACAACCAACAATCCGCAACAACTTTCCTCCACACCAACCATAACCTGCAAAAGAAACACACCAAACCAGAACAAATTTGCAATTTTGAGCCAATTGTGATTAAGAATGCACAGATGCCCCTTGGTCCCACTTCCATTTTTATGCACGGGAGCAAGCGAATGCCGGGCACAGTTATTACAAAATATGTCGTTACTAATGAACCTGGTGGTAGGAAGAGGGATGAGATCTTTGTTGTTGTAATTGAGAAAATTAGTGTCACATTCAATTCTAGTGGATATATACTTACTAGTGAGATTGATGGAACCATTCAAATGAAGAGCTATCTTACTGGTAACCCGGAGATTCGACTTGCACTCAATGAGGACCTGAGTATAGGAACAAGTGATTATGGAGGTTCTGGTGCTGTCATTTAA
- the LOC127081337 gene encoding AP-4 complex subunit mu, with amino-acid sequence MNYRITQAFKPPFRISTLIEETGPLKAEVTIEVRAEFNSNINANTVLVQMPLPAFTARVNFELEPGAVGHTTDFKEANKRLERGIKKVVDGSEHTLRAKLTFSQELHGNIVKEVGPLGMTFTIPMYNSSRLQVKYLQIAKKSRWNC; translated from the coding sequence ATGAATTATCGTATCACTCAAGCATTTAAGCCACCCTTTCGTATTAGTACTTTGATTGAAGAAACAGGACCACTCAAGGCTGAAGTGACCATTGAAGTGCGAGCGGAATTCAACTCAAACATCAATGCCAACACTGTTCTTGTACAAATGCCACTTCCTGCATTTACAGCTCGTGTCAACTTTGAGTTAGAACCTGGAGCGGTTGGACACACAACTGATTTCAAGGAAGCAAATAAAAGACTGGAACGGGGAATAAAAAAGGTTGTTGATGGATCCGAACATACTTTACGAGCAAAGCTGACGTTTTCGCAGGAATTACATGGAAATATCGTGAAAGAAGTCGGGCCTCTTGGCATGACATTCACTATACCTATGTACAACTCTTCAAGGCTTCAGGTGAAATACTTGCAAATAGCGAAGAAGTCGAGGTGGAATTGCTAA